One part of the Pseudomonadota bacterium genome encodes these proteins:
- a CDS encoding acylphosphatase — translation MSDVKRKQLRVVVSGQVQGVWYRASACSRAQQLGLSGRVWNRVDGKVEIVAEGSGSALQGFLIWCAQGPPGARVVGLESYWSEPDAGFDDFRVSYEVS, via the coding sequence ATGTCTGACGTTAAAAGGAAACAGCTGCGGGTTGTGGTCAGCGGTCAGGTTCAGGGCGTCTGGTATCGGGCTTCGGCCTGCAGCCGGGCTCAGCAACTGGGTCTTTCCGGCCGGGTCTGGAACCGTGTGGACGGCAAGGTTGAGATCGTGGCTGAGGGCTCGGGGTCCGCATTGCAGGGCTTTTTGATCTGGTGCGCTCAGGGCCCGCCTGGGGCTCGCGTGGTGGGGCTGGAAAGCTACTGGTCTGAACCTGATGCTGGTTTTGATGATTTTCGAGTATCTTATGAGGTATCGTAA